From the genome of Aliarcobacter lanthieri:
AATATCATAAACTACTCTATTGATTCCATCAACTTCATTTATTATTCTTCTTGAAATAGTTTCAAGTATATCATGCGGAATATGTGCAAAAGTTGCTGTCATACCATCTGTTGCATCTACTATTCTTACACAAACTGTATTATCATAAGTTCTATTGTCTCCCATAACACCAACAGATTTTACATTTAGTAAAACTGTAAATGCTTGCCAAGTTTTTTCATAGTAACCAGTTGAATGTAAAACATCTAGTAATATAACATCAGCACGTCTTAGTAAATCTAAATCAGGTTTATTTACATCTCCCATAACTCTTATAGCAAGTCCAGGACCAGGGAATGGATGTCTGTTTATCATATTTCTTGGAAGTCCAAGCTCAAGACCAAGTTCTCTAACTTCATCTTTAAAAATCTCTCTTAAAGGTTCAACAAGTTCAAATTTCATCCAATCTGGAAGCCCACCAACATTGTGGTGAGATTTTATAGTCTTACTTGGACCTTTAACTGAAACAGATTCTATAACGTCTGTATATAAAGTTCCTTGTGCTAAGAACTCAACTCCAGAGTGCTTTTTAGCTTCTTTATCAAATACTTCAATAAATGTTTCTCCAATAATTTTTCTTTTTCTTTCAGGATCAGTAACACCTGTAAGTTTTGTTAAAAATTGCTCACTTGCATCAACTGTTATTAAATCTATTCCTCTTGATTTGAAGATAGTTTCAACTTGTTCTCTTTCATTTGCTCTTAAAAGACCATTATCAACAAATACTGGAATTACTTGATTTCCAATAGCTTCAAATAAAAGTGTTGCTACAACAGAACTATCAACTCCACCTGAAACAGCACATAAAACTTTTTTATTTCCAACTTTATCTTGGATTTGTTTTATTTGCTCTTTTGCAAAACTTCCCATATTCCAAGTACTTTCGCAACCACAAATATATTTTGCAAAGTTTTTTAGAAGTTTGCTTCCTTCTTCAGAGTGATAAACTTCTGGATGAAACTGGAAAGCATAAATATTTCTATTTGTATCTGCTATTGCTGCATAAGGAGAGTTTTCACTTGTTGCTATTTTTTCAAAACCTTGTGGAATTGATTCAACTCTATCTCCATGACTCATCCAAACTGTTTGCCCATTTGGAGTATCTTTAAATATTGGATTTTCTCCAACAAAATCTAATTTAGCTTTTCCATATTCGTGGCTTGATGCTGGAACTACACTTCCTCCAAAATGTTGAGCAATTAGTTGCATACCATAACAAATTCCTAAAATAGGTAAACCTAAATCAAAAATTGTAGTATCAGGATGATAAGAATCAACAGCATAAACTGAAGCTGGACCACCTGAAAGGATAATTCCTTTTGGAGTTCTTGCCATAATTTCACCAATTGGCTCACTATAAGGAACAATTTCAGAGTAAACTCCACTTTCTCTTAGCTTCCTAGCAATAATTTGTGTGTATTGACTACCGAAATCTAACACTACTATTGGTACATGTTTCATATAAATTTAACCTTTCTTTTACACTTTTTAATCGTGTATTTTATCTAAAAACTCTTTTTAATCTTCTTTTATAAAATGTGCACCTAATGATTTTTCTCTTTTTATTGCAGATTTTAAAACCTCTTTTGCACATAAAAGTCTTAAATATACAAGTCTACCAATATCTTTTTTCAAGAATTCTTCAATTTGCTCTAAGCCTTGTTTTAACTCAGATTTTTCTCTTACAATTCCAGCACAATTCCACATGATTTTTCTTAAACCATCTTTGATTTCTTTATCAATTTCAGTAGTTCTTGTATAATTTAGAATTTCTTTATCAAAATTTTTTATATCTATTTTAAAGTTTTCTTTTAAAGAATTTTCAACTGCTAGTTTTGAAAAAACCAATCCTTCTAATAGAGAATTTGAAGCTAATCTATTTGCTCCATGAACTCCAGTACAAGCAACTTCACCTATTGCATAAAGATTTTTAAAGCCTTTTATTAAGCCATTTTGTTCTGTTTGTATTCCTCCCATAGCATAATGGAAAGCTGGACTTATTGGAACTTTTTCAAAAGGTAAGTCATATCCTAAATCTTTTATATTTTCATATATATTGGGGAATCTTTGTTTAAATGCTCTTTTTTCAAATTTTTCAAATGATAAATATACTTTTAAACCTGTTTTTTTATGATAATCAAATATTGAACGACTTACTATATCTCGTGGTGCTAGTTCTCCATCTTTATGATAATTAAATAGAAATCTTTTATTATTTTCATCAACTATAAAAGCACCTTCTCCTCTTAAAGCTTCACTTAAAAGAGGTTTTCGTGCAAATGTTGTACCTTTTAAAACTGTTGGATGAAACTGTGTCATCTCCATATCTTTTAATGGAAGATTTTTTAAGACAGCTAATCCTTGCATTTCTCCTGCATTTGCAGTTGAATTTGTATGGTATTTATAAATTGAACCAAACCCACCACTTGCTATTATAGTATTATGTGCAAATAATACTTTTTGTTCATTTTTTATAAAGTATTGAACTCCATAACAAATATCATCTTTTATTAATAAATCACAAGCTACAGCAGAAGTTATAATTTCATGAGGACAGTGTTCAAGTAAGAAAAGATGTATCTCTCTTCCTGTTGCATCTCCACAAGCATGTAAAATTCTATTTCTACTATGAGCAGCTTCTTTTGTATATGCTAAAGAACCATCTGTATTTAAATCAAATTTCATTCCAGCATTTATAAGCTCTTTTATTGCTGGTATTGATGCACTACTTAGAAGTTCAACTGCATTTTTATCATTGTAATTTGCACCAGCTTCAAGTGTATCTTTTATGTGCATAGGAATATCACTTTCATCAACAGCACTAGCTATTCCACCTTGAGCCCAAAATGTATTTGAATTCCAAGTTGACATTTTACAAAGAATTAAAACTCTTTTATCTTTTGGGATTAATCGTGCAGCATTTAAACCAGCAATTCCTGCTCCAATAATTATATAATCATAAATCATTGTTGTTTTGTTTCTTGTTTATCATTTGGAGAATAAACTGGATCAGCTTTATAACCACAACCACTAAAACTAAATAAAACTCCTGCTATAATTAGCGAATGAAAAAAATTAATGAAATACTTACTCATATCCAGAATACTCCTAGTTTTGATAAAATTAACACCTTTTTAGAAATAAAAAGATTTGTAAATATACTACCTTTAAAATTAAAAAGTGGAATAAAATTTGCATATGTAAAAAATGATACACTTATTTTTGTATTAACTCATCAGGTATTTAAAGTAGAATTTGAATATGCAAAAAGAGATATCTTATCACTTTTAAAATCTTCAAATTTGAATAATATTACTCAGATATCATTTTTTGTATCAAATAGTGTAGAAAGAACAAAAAAAAGTGTTAATGAAAGTAGTGAAAAATATGATGAAAGAGCTTTTGGAATATTTGAAAATAAAGCTTTAGATGAAAAACTTTTTAAAAAATTTGAAGATATAAGAATTATTATAAAAGAGTCTTAAATATCTTTTCTATCTCTTTGTAATTTGGAGAATATTTTTCTACTAAATTCCAAAAATCTCTAGAATGATTTTTATGTTTTATATGCGCTAACTCATGAACGACTATATATTCAGCTATAAAAAGTGGATACTTCATAAGTAAAATATTAAAATTTAATTCATTTTTATAATTACAAGAACCCCAAGTTCGTTTATTTTTTCTGTAAGATATTTTTGTAGGATATAGTTGCATAATATTTGAATACTTTTCAACTAAGCTAGGAATATGTTTTTGTATCTCATTTTTATAGAAAATATCAAGATTCTTTATATTGAAATTGTCTATTTTTTCTTTTTTACCAAACAATAAAAATTCATCTTCACTTAAGGATTTTTCTTTTACTTTTTGTAGATTTTCTTCTAACCATTTTTTTCTATTTTGTACTAGGATTTTTGCATCATTTAAAGTAAAATATCTATTTGCTTTAATTTGTATAAGATTTTGTTTTAAAA
Proteins encoded in this window:
- the guaA gene encoding glutamine-hydrolyzing GMP synthase gives rise to the protein MKHVPIVVLDFGSQYTQIIARKLRESGVYSEIVPYSEPIGEIMARTPKGIILSGGPASVYAVDSYHPDTTIFDLGLPILGICYGMQLIAQHFGGSVVPASSHEYGKAKLDFVGENPIFKDTPNGQTVWMSHGDRVESIPQGFEKIATSENSPYAAIADTNRNIYAFQFHPEVYHSEEGSKLLKNFAKYICGCESTWNMGSFAKEQIKQIQDKVGNKKVLCAVSGGVDSSVVATLLFEAIGNQVIPVFVDNGLLRANEREQVETIFKSRGIDLITVDASEQFLTKLTGVTDPERKRKIIGETFIEVFDKEAKKHSGVEFLAQGTLYTDVIESVSVKGPSKTIKSHHNVGGLPDWMKFELVEPLREIFKDEVRELGLELGLPRNMINRHPFPGPGLAIRVMGDVNKPDLDLLRRADVILLDVLHSTGYYEKTWQAFTVLLNVKSVGVMGDNRTYDNTVCVRIVDATDGMTATFAHIPHDILETISRRIINEVDGINRVVYDISSKPPATIEWE
- the nadB gene encoding L-aspartate oxidase, whose product is MIYDYIIIGAGIAGLNAARLIPKDKRVLILCKMSTWNSNTFWAQGGIASAVDESDIPMHIKDTLEAGANYNDKNAVELLSSASIPAIKELINAGMKFDLNTDGSLAYTKEAAHSRNRILHACGDATGREIHLFLLEHCPHEIITSAVACDLLIKDDICYGVQYFIKNEQKVLFAHNTIIASGGFGSIYKYHTNSTANAGEMQGLAVLKNLPLKDMEMTQFHPTVLKGTTFARKPLLSEALRGEGAFIVDENNKRFLFNYHKDGELAPRDIVSRSIFDYHKKTGLKVYLSFEKFEKRAFKQRFPNIYENIKDLGYDLPFEKVPISPAFHYAMGGIQTEQNGLIKGFKNLYAIGEVACTGVHGANRLASNSLLEGLVFSKLAVENSLKENFKIDIKNFDKEILNYTRTTEIDKEIKDGLRKIMWNCAGIVREKSELKQGLEQIEEFLKKDIGRLVYLRLLCAKEVLKSAIKREKSLGAHFIKED
- a CDS encoding M48 family metallopeptidase; protein product: MDFEIEINNTIVKVELENRNNIKHCYLRILKQNLIQIKANRYFTLNDAKILVQNRKKWLEENLQKVKEKSLSEDEFLLFGKKEKIDNFNIKNLDIFYKNEIQKHIPSLVEKYSNIMQLYPTKISYRKNKRTWGSCNYKNELNFNILLMKYPLFIAEYIVVHELAHIKHKNHSRDFWNLVEKYSPNYKEIEKIFKTLL